A single window of Cottoperca gobio chromosome 9, fCotGob3.1, whole genome shotgun sequence DNA harbors:
- the LOC115012987 gene encoding lymphocyte antigen 6G-like isoform X1, whose protein sequence is MRFYGALILFMTLSAAYALKCYQCVGETCTGHTTCDLDSDQCSIIYVDDVHKKICTTSLSCTSNDNCCATDLCNSAISTGSSVLLLLLSSAIITVFL, encoded by the exons ATGCGGTTCTACGGAGCTCTGATCCTGTTCATGACTCTGTCTGCAG CATATGCATTGAAATGCTACCAATGTGTAGGCGAAACCTGCACAGGCCATACTACTTGTGATCTGGATTCAGACCAATGTTCCATCATATATGTGGACG ACGTCCACAAGAAGATCTGCACGACCAGCTTGTCATGTACCAGTAATGATAACTGCTGTGCCACGGACTTGTGTAACAGCGCCATATCGACTGGCTCCAGTGTGCTCCTCCTGCTGTTGTCCTCAGCCATCATCACTGTCTTTCTCTGA
- the LOC115012986 gene encoding myogenesis-regulating glycosidase-like has protein sequence MYQIVPVAPSEQQTARGAGGSPLKKKLAHEGRPLVIAGMLGCVLVLAAVVAWCYYSASLRKAQLLKAELLDLNKDGFIIHNMTGAVVFSMTFRSGTLDLDSCSKEGNILSCTRSNSGKLNFFIQTVRPKDTVICYRVRWEELQNERPVEHAMAYNDSHWYGGAETATQYWPIRIQGEEEPQPFITSDVYSNRNAFGGILERYWLSSNATAIKINDSVPFHLGWSEKHRTLRFQARYQDSPFKPEEGQQALPELSYRVCVGLDVTSIHKYMVRRYFPKPIKVPSPEVFKKPLWSTWALHKTAVTQEKLLRYASDITKHGFTCSHLELDDRYTADYGEFDFDPQKFPNASGMFDKLGEDGFQVSLWTHPFINYDSINFGVAVEKELLVREPSGELPALVRWWNGIGGILDFTNPEAREWYSSHLHMIKTRYGVTSFKFDAGESSYLPRQFSTLVPLSDPSTFTRRYTEMAIPFSERAELRVGYQSQDISCFFRIIDRDSVWGYELGLKSIIPTVLTISILGYQFVLPDMIGGNAYPNRTAGSSDGKNVLPDRELYIRWLELSAFMPAMQFSIPPWAYDNEVIQIAQKFTELHETLVAPRVLELAGEVLDTGDPIIRPLWWIAINDEAAYKIDSQFLIGDDLMVAPVLEPGKQERDIYLPAGRWRSYKGEHFDKCPMYLTDYPVDLDEIAFFTWVH, from the exons ATGTATCAGATCGTCCCGGTAGCTCCtagtgagcagcagacagccAGGGGAGCTGGTGGTTCTCcactgaagaagaaactggCTCATGAAGGTCGGCCCCTGGTGATTGCAGGCATGTTAGGCTGTGTGTTGGTGCTGGCTGCTGTGGTCGCCTGGTGCTACTACTCAGCTTCCCTCCGTAAAGCCCAGCTGCTGAAAGCTGAGCTGTTGGACCTCAACAAGGATGGTTTTATCATTCATAACATGACGGGGGCTGTAGTCTTCAGTATGACCTTCAG GTCTGGCACTCTGGATCTGGACTCCTGCTCAAAGGAGGGAAATATTCTGAGCTGTACTCGGTCAAATTCTGGCAAACTCAACTTCTTTATCCAGACGGTTCGACCAAAGGACACGGTGATATGTTACCGTGTGCGCTGGGAGGAGCTGCAAAATGAGCGCCCGGTGGAGCACGCCATGGCCTATAATGACTCTCATTGGTACGGAGGGGCGGAGACGGCAACACAGTACTGGCCTATCAGGATACAGGGTGAGGAGGAACCGCAGCCTTTCATCACCAGTGATGTCTACTCAAATCGGAACGCTTTTGGAGGAATCTTGGAACGCTATTGGCTCTCTTCGAATGCCACTGCCATCAAAATTAATGACTCGGTGCCTTTTCATTTGGGCTGGTCAGAGAAGCACAGGACTCTCAGGTTCCAGGCCCGATACCAGGACTCTCCCTTCAAACCAGAAGAGGGTCAGCAGGCCTTACCTGAACTCAGctatagagtgtgtgtggggttggATGTTACCTCCATCCACAAATACATG GTGCGTCGGTATTTCCCAAAGCCTATCAAGGTCCCGTCTCCTGAAGTGTTCAAAAAGCCGCTGTGGTCCACATGGGCTCTCCACAAGACAGCTGTAACTCAGGAGAAGCTGCTGCGTTACGCCTCTGACATCACCAAGCATGGCTTCACATGCTCCCATCTGGAGCTGGACGACCGCTACACTGCCGACTATGGAGAGTTTGACTTTGACCCGCAGAAGTTCCCCAATGCTAGCGGTATGTTTGACAAACTCGGAGAGGACGGGTTTCAAGTGTCACTCTGGACACATCCTTTTATCAACTATGACTCCATTAATTTTGGCGTTGCTGTGGAGAAAGAACTGCTTGTTCGGGAGCCGAGCGGTGAGCTGCCTGCTCTGGTTCGCTGGTGGAACGGCATCGGAGGAATCTTGGACTTCACCAACCCAGAAGCCCGCGAGTGGTATTCCTCACATCTGCATATGATCAAAACTCGCTATGGCGTCACGTCCTTCAAGTTCGATGCAGGAGAGTCGAGCTACCTCCCACGGCAGTTTAGCACCCTGGTGCCACTGTCTGACCCGTCCACCTTCACCCGCCGCTACACAGAGATGGCCATCCCATTCAGTGAGCGTGCAGAGCTGAGGGTGGGTTACCAGAGTCAGGACATCTCCTGCTTCTTCAGGATCATTGACAGAGACTCCGTGTGGGGTTATGAGCTCGGCCTCAAGTCCATTATCCCGACTGTTCTGACTATTAGTATTCTGGGTTACCAGTTTGTCTTACCTGATATGATAGGAGGGAATGCCTACCCCAACCGCACCGCAG GTAGCTCAGATGGCAAAAATGTTCTGCCGGACAGAGAGCTATACATCCGATGGTTGGAGCTGTCTGCTTTCATGCCTGCCATGCAGTTCTCTATACCACCGTGGGCCTATGACAATGAG GTGATACAGATAGCGCAGAAGTTCACAGAGCTCCATGAGACTCTGGTGGCCCCAAGGGTTCTCGAGCTGGCAGGCGAGGTTCTTGATACAGGAGACCCAATCATCAGGCCCCTCTGGTGGATCGCCATCAACGACGAGGCAGCCTACAAGATCGACTCCCAGTTCCTGATCGGGGATGACCTAATGGTGGCTCCGGTGTTAGAGCCAGGAAAGCAGGAGAGGGACATCTACCTGCCTGCAGGACGATGGAGAAGCTACAAGGGGGAACATTTTGATAAATGCCCCATGTACCTTACTGACTACCCTGTGGACCTGGACGAGATAGCTTTCTTCACATGGGTTCACTGA